The genomic region AAAAGCACAAATATTATTGAAATTCGTGAGACTGGCAAATGTACTTGATGTACCGGGCGAAGATCAGTTCCCTGATTACTCAATGGAGAATATGGAAAATCATGCAATCACAGAAATGGCTGCTAATAATCCATGGGTTATTTTTGCTCTGCCAGGTCAACCACACTATCGGAATTTGTTAGGTCACTATTTAGCACCCCCAAATGTAAACTTCAGGAATTTCACATATTCAAGCAGTCGAATTAGTAACATGTGGGAATCCGAATACAGAACAAATGAATCAGCTGAAACTTTTGAATCAGCATCCATTAAGTTAACAGAAAAAATCAGACGCTTTAGGGCAGCAGAAAAAGCTCATTCACTGGGACTGCCACTAGATGCATTTGAATAATATACTGCAAACCATGAATTAAAAACCAGAGCAACATGAAACATGTCAATCAAAGAAATCGGCTGTTGCGGTGCATACTGCAAAACCTGCAAACCATTTAACACCGGAAACTGCAAAGGATGCAAACCTGGCTATGACACCGGTGAAAGAGATCTCAGCAAGGCCAGATGTAAAATAAAAGTCTGCTGCATCGAGAAAGGTTGTGATAGCTGTGCCGATTGTCCTGAAATTAAAAACTGTTCTGTACTTAGTGAGTTCTATGGAAAAAACGGGTATAAATATGGAAAATATCGACAGGCAACTGAGTTTATCCGGCAAAAGGGATATGATGAGTTTTTGAAGATTGCTGATAACTGGACCAATGCTTATGGTAAATATAAATAAACCCTGAATACCGGTTGATATTAAATTGCTATAGTTTAGCCCACTTTTCAAATATATTCGATAGCAATTAATACCATTAAATACAAACTGTCAATCACTTATGAACTCTGAATCCAAAGTAAATGTCGCTGATATATATACAGCAGCTTCATGAAATGAAGCCGGAACTTGAAAAAAGGTTTAAGGTCAGCTCTCTTGCAGTTTTTAGTCTTCATGTAAGAGGAGAGCAAAAAGACAGCAGCGACCTTGACATACTTGTGGAATTCAGTGAGACACCCACCCGGATTGCTTGAATTTATTGAGCTTGAAAATTACCTTTCTACTACTTTAGGAATAAAAGTAGACCTTGTACTCAAAACGGCCCTGAAACCAAACATTGGGAAAAACATATTGAGTGAGGCAGTGCCAGTATAATCATCGACAAACAATCTTATATAATCTCAAACTCTCCTGCAATCATGAATCCAGGAAGCACACGAAGTAATATTAAAATTGGCCTTTCTGTTGGAATAGTCCTCAAGCAAGACCAAAGAAATGGCAAGATAACCAGAGGTGTTGTCAAAAGGATACTGACAAAATCTTCAACACATCCACACGGAATAAAGGTTCAACTGGAAGACGGAAGTGTTGGAAGAGTAAAAGAGATTCACTCTAATGAATAACTTAATCCTGATTTTGTCTTAGAGTTTTATTCCTGACCATCATTCTTAGTATAGCATGCAAACATCTTATTGCAGCTTGTACATCTTGAACTGGATTTATATGCTGCTCCAAAATCATCCGGTTTACCGGAAGTGATTGAAACACATACAATGTTTTGTCCTAGTGGTACGCCTGCAAGAATCTGAGAACCACAAACTGGACATAATACATTTTCTAATTTCATAACTACATTCCTCTCTAGCTTAGCTTACGGAAACTGATCGTATAAAAAACAAGGATCAAAAAAAGTTGTGTTGACAGATACTATCGTATCAAATCAATGATAACATTGTATCTGTCTGAAATAGACTGAAATTATACTAATAATTAGTATCTTTTAGG from Methanolobus tindarius DSM 2278 harbors:
- a CDS encoding DUF3795 domain-containing protein yields the protein MSIKEIGCCGAYCKTCKPFNTGNCKGCKPGYDTGERDLSKARCKIKVCCIEKGCDSCADCPEIKNCSVLSEFYGKNGYKYGKYRQATEFIRQKGYDEFLKIADNWTNAYGKYK
- a CDS encoding nucleotidyltransferase family protein codes for the protein MSLIYIQQLHEMKPELEKRFKVSSLAVFSLHVRGEQKDSSDLDILVEFSETPTRIA
- a CDS encoding YwbE family protein, which translates into the protein MNPGSTRSNIKIGLSVGIVLKQDQRNGKITRGVVKRILTKSSTHPHGIKVQLEDGSVGRVKEIHSNE